In Miscanthus floridulus cultivar M001 chromosome 5, ASM1932011v1, whole genome shotgun sequence, one genomic interval encodes:
- the LOC136450546 gene encoding insulin-degrading enzyme-like 1, peroxisomal, with product MAAAVAAPAAAVAAGSRNVEFIRARSDKREYRRVVLANALEILLISDPDTDKAAACMEVEVGSFSDPEGLEGLAHFLEHMLFYASEKYPGEHEYTKYITEHGGSYNAYTSSETTNFFFDVNVDNFEEALDRFAQFFIKPLMSQDAVLREIKAVDSEHKKNLLSDGWRMYQLQKHLASKDHPYHKFSTGSWETLETKPKVRGLDIRLELLKFYENYSAKLMHLVVYGKESLDCIQGLVERMFSDIKNTDQRSFKCPSHPLSEEHLQLLVKALPIEEGDYLRIIWPITPSIQFYKEGPCRYLSHLIGHEGEGSIFHIIKELGWAMNLMAGESTDSNEYSFFSVSMRLTDAGYEHMEDIVGLIFKYLHLLKEDGVHEWIFNELVAINEMEFHYQDKVHPINYVMHTVSTMRLFPPEEWLVGAALPSKYAPQRINMILDQLSPETVRIFWESKKFEGSTSSVEPWYNTPYSVENVTPSVIQQWIKKAPTEKLHLPKPNIFIPKDLSLKEVHEKVTFPTVLRKSPLSQLWYKPDMLFSTPKVHIIIDFHCPLSSHSPEAVVATELFVDLLVDYLNAYAYDAQIAGLFYSIYLTSAGFQVSLGGYNDKMRVLLNAILVQIANFEVKPNRFSALKETSVKDYQNFNFRQPYSQASYYVSLILEDKKWPVAEKLEALSKLESDSFAKFVPHLLSKTFLECYVQGNIEPSEAKSVIEEIENTIFNAPNSLFKSMSPSEYLTKRVIMLENELKCYYQTEGLNQKNENSSVIQYIQVHQDDAILNIKLELFSLIASQPAFNQLRTVEQLGYITSLSLRFDYGVLALQVVIQSTVKDPSYLDVRVDEFFKMFESKIYELSDKDFKRNVKSLIDSKLEKFKNLWEESHFYWGEIEAGTLKFDRVESEVAMLRELEKEEFIEYFDQYIKVDAPQRRTVSVQVFGGNHSAEFKKAIAEADPPKMYRITDIFGFKRSRPLYSSLKGGPGRITMD from the exons AGCACATGCTATTTTATGCCAGCGAGAAATATCCTGGAGAACATGAGTACACGAAATATATCACAGAG CATGGTGGCTCTTACAATGCATATACAAGCTCAGAGACAACGAATTTCTTTTTCGATGTCAATGTGGACAATTTTGAAGAAGCCTTAGACAG ATTTGCTCAGTTCTTCATTAAGCCACTGATGTCACAGGATGCTGTTCTTAGAGAGATAAAAGCTGTTGATTCTG AACACAAGAAAAATTTGTTGTCTGATGGCTGGAGAATGTATCAG CTTCAAAAGCATCTGGCTTcaaaggatcacccttaccacaaATTCAGTACAG GAAGTTGGGAAACACTAGAAACTAAACCAAAAGTGAGGGGCCTGGATATCAGACTTGAACTTCTGAAGTTTTACGAGAATTATTCAGCAAAACTTATGCACCTTGTTGTTTATGGAAAGG AGAGCCTCGATTGCATTCAGGGCTTGGTTGAGCGTATGTTTAGTGACATAAAAAACACTGATCAGAGAAGTTTCAAATGTCCAAGTCATCCTCTTTCAGAGGAACATTTGCAG CTTCTTGTCAAAGCACTACCAATAGAAGAAGGGGACTATCTAAGAATTATATGGCCAATTACACCTAGCATCCAGTTTTACAAAGAAGGTCCTTGCCGTTATCTGAGTCACCTCATTGGGCATGAAGGCGAGGGGTCCATCTTCCATATTATAAAGGAACTAG GATGGGCCATGAACTTAATGGCTGGAGAGAGCACTGACAGTAATGAATATTCCTTTTTCTCAGTAAGCATGAGGCTCACTGATGCTGGTTATG AACACATGGAGGATATTGTTGGGTTGATCTTCAAATATCTTCATCTATTAAAAGAAGACGGAGTCCATGAGTGGATATTTAATGAG CTTGTGGCGATAAATGAAATGGAGTTCCATTATCAAGACAAAGTCCATCCAATCAACTATGTGATGCATACTGTCTCAACTATGCGG TTGTTCCCACCAGAAGAATGGCTGGTTGGAGCAGCATTACCATCAAAGTATGCACCACAAAGAATAAATATGATACTCGATCAACTATCACCTGAAACAGTAAG AATATTCTGGGAGTCCAAAAAATTTGAAGGATCTACGAGTTCTGTTGAGCCCTGGTATAACACACCATATTCAGTTGAAAATGTCACTCCTTCTGTGATACAG CAATGGATTAAAAAAGCTCCTACTGAGAAACTCCATCTCCCAAAACCTAATATCTTCATACCAAAAGATTTATCTCTTAAAGAAGTGCATGAAAAG GTTACTTTTCCAACAGTGTTAAGGAAGAGCCCACTTTCACAGTTGTGGTATAAGCCTGATATGCTGTTCTCCACACCAAAGGTTCATATTATCATTGATTTCCACTGTCCATTATCCAGCCACTCCCCTGAAGCAGTTGTTGCTACTGAGCTCTTTGTTGATTTGTTAGTAGATTATTTGAATGCTTATG CTTATGATGCTCAAATTGCTGGTTTATTCTATTCAATATATCTTACTTCGGCTGGATTCCAG GTTTCTTTAGGTGGTTACAATGACAAGATGAGAGTTCTCTTAAATGCCATACTAGTACAAATTGCGAATTTTGAAGTTAAGCCAAACAGATTTTCTGCCCTGAAG GAAACTTCTGTCAAGGACTACCAGAATTTCAATTTCCGACAACCTTATTCTCAAGCTTCATACTATGTCTCTTTGATATTGGAAGATAAAAAATGGCCTGTAGCTGAGAAACTTGAAGCTCTTTCTAAGCTTGAATCAGATTCTTTTGCAAAGTTTGTACCACACCTACTGTCGAAAACATTTTTGGAATGTTATGTTCAAG GGAACATTGAACCAAGTGAAGCAAAATCTGTCATAGAAGAGATCGAAAACACTATATTTAATGCCCCCAATTCTTTGTTCAAATCCATGTCTCCATCAGAATATTTGACTAAAAGGGTCATCATGCTTGAAAATGAGTTGAAATGCTACTACCAAACTGAGGGATTAAACCAGAAGAATGAGAATTCATCAGTTATCCAATATATTCAG GTGCATCAGGATGACGCCATTTTGAATATCAAACTTGAGCTGTTCTCTCTAATAGCAAGCCAGCCAGCCTTCAACCAGCTACGAACTGTTGAACAACTTGGGTATATAACAAGTCTTTCTCTGAG ATTCGACTATGGAGTCCTGGCACTCCAGGTTGTTATCCAGTCCACAGTAAAG GATCCTTCATACCTTGATGTTAGAGTTGATGAATTCTTTAAGATGTTTGAAAgcaaaatctatgaactctccGACAAGGATTTCAAG AGAAATGTGAAATCACTAATTGATTCTAAACTGGAGAAGTTTAAAAACTTATGGGAGGAATCTCATTTCTACTGGGGAGAGATTGAGGCTGGAACTCTGAAGTTTGATAGAGTCGAGTCTGAG GTCGCAATGCTAAGAGAGCTCGAGAAAGAAGAATTCATTGAGTACTTCGATCAGTACATAAAAGTGGACGCACCTCAAAGGAGGACAGTAAGCGTGCAAGTCTTCGGCGGCAACCATTCGGCAGAATTCAAGAAGGCGATCGCCGAAGCTGATCCGCCCAAAATGTACAGAATTACTGACATATTCGGCTTCAAACGATCGAGGCCGCTGTACAGCTCACTCAAGGGTGGTCCGGGCAGGATCACCATGGACTGA